One part of the Vanessa cardui chromosome 2, ilVanCard2.1, whole genome shotgun sequence genome encodes these proteins:
- the LOC124539546 gene encoding uncharacterized protein LOC124539546 yields the protein MPEDEGCMIMMVPEDEGWMMMIPEDEGLMMMMMPEDEGLMMMVPEVKGVMMMVPEVKGVMMMVPEVKGVRMMVPEVKGVMMMVPEVKGVMMMVPEVKGVRMMVPEVKGVRMIMLED from the exons ATGCCTGAGGACGAGGGCTGCATGATTATGATGGTACCCGAGGACGAGGGTTGGATGATGATGATACCCGAGGACGAGggtttgatgatgatgatgatgcccGAGGACGAGGGTTTGATGATGATGGTGCCCGAG GTTAAGGGCGTGATGATGATGGTGCCCGAGGTTAAGGGCGTGATGATGATGGTGCCCGAGGTTAAGGGCGTGAGGATGATGGTGCCCGAGGTTAAGGGCGTGATGATGATGGTGCCCGAGGTTAAGGGCGTGATGATGATGGTGCCCGAGGTTAAGGGCGTGAGGATGATGGTGCCCGAGGTTAAGGGCGTGAGGATGATAATGCTCGAGGATTAG